In Streptomyces sp. 840.1, one DNA window encodes the following:
- a CDS encoding cytochrome c biogenesis CcdA family protein: MTAGIGYFAALLGGLLALLSPCSALLLPAFFAYSINSTSRLLARTGIFYAGLATTLVPLGAAGSYAGRLFYGHRDALVLGAGWLIIVLGVAQIVGLGFASRRIAALSGRIRPTTAVSVYALGAVYGLAGFCAGPILGSVLTVAAVSGSPAYGGLLLAVYALGMAVPLFLLALLWERFELGRRAWLRGRVLRLGRFELHTTSLLSGLFFIGLGAMFLAYDGTTALPGLLDVDQSFAVEQWAQGVGERVPDAAALVAVVAVVLLVLAVRAARRRAGAGTGADEANTADREGA, encoded by the coding sequence GTGACGGCCGGTATCGGCTACTTCGCCGCGCTTCTCGGCGGGCTGCTGGCCCTGCTCAGCCCGTGCAGCGCCCTGCTGCTCCCCGCCTTCTTCGCGTACTCCATCAACTCCACCTCGCGGCTGCTCGCCCGGACCGGCATCTTCTACGCGGGGCTGGCCACCACCCTGGTCCCGCTGGGCGCGGCGGGCTCGTACGCCGGGCGGCTGTTCTACGGCCACCGTGACGCCCTCGTCCTCGGCGCGGGCTGGCTGATCATCGTCCTCGGCGTCGCCCAGATCGTCGGGCTCGGCTTCGCCTCGCGGCGGATCGCCGCGCTCAGCGGCCGGATCCGTCCCACGACCGCCGTATCGGTCTACGCGCTCGGCGCGGTCTACGGACTGGCCGGCTTCTGCGCGGGGCCGATCCTCGGGAGCGTGCTCACCGTGGCGGCCGTCAGCGGCAGCCCGGCGTACGGCGGACTGCTGCTCGCCGTCTACGCGCTGGGCATGGCGGTGCCGCTCTTCCTGCTCGCGCTGCTCTGGGAGCGGTTCGAGCTGGGGCGCCGGGCCTGGCTGCGCGGGCGCGTCCTGCGGCTCGGCCGCTTCGAGCTGCACACGACGTCGCTGCTGTCGGGGCTCTTCTTCATCGGGCTCGGCGCCATGTTCCTGGCGTACGACGGGACGACCGCGCTTCCCGGGCTGCTGGACGTGGACCAGTCGTTCGCCGTGGAGCAGTGGGCCCAGGGCGTCGGTGAGCGGGTGCCGGACGCGGCGGCGCTGGTGGCGGTGGTGGCCGTGGTCCTGCTGGTGCTCGCGGTACGGGCCGCTCGCCGCCGGGCCGGGGCCGGGACCGGCGCTGACGAGGCGAACACCGCTGACCGGGAGGGTGCCTGA
- a CDS encoding thioredoxin domain-containing protein — protein sequence MPTPKSTPKPSPESGSARKSVRPSRSKKPLVYGAGIVVAAALFGYVSYRATAPDAPHSGSSAVADVTADPEAGVYPELAELARRDAGDKLAQGRADAPVVLIEYADFKCGYCAKFARDTEPALVEKYVDNGTLRIEWRNFPIFGAESEAAARASWAAGQQGRFWQFHRAAYAEGVKEQGFGKDRLKALAQQAGVADLDRFQADADGAAAAAAVSKDQEQGYGIGATSTPSFLINGRPIAGAQPTGAFTQAIEQAAERAKNTGSAGGDAKGSEPAGDAKGSTAPEGPAAPTSPEGAAK from the coding sequence ATGCCCACGCCCAAATCCACCCCCAAGCCGTCCCCCGAGTCAGGCAGTGCCCGCAAGTCCGTCCGGCCGTCCCGCTCCAAAAAGCCGCTCGTCTACGGCGCCGGGATCGTCGTGGCCGCCGCACTGTTCGGCTACGTCTCCTACCGGGCCACCGCCCCCGACGCCCCGCACTCCGGATCCTCCGCGGTCGCCGACGTCACCGCGGACCCGGAGGCCGGCGTCTACCCCGAGCTGGCGGAGCTGGCCCGGCGCGACGCCGGGGACAAGCTGGCGCAGGGCCGGGCGGACGCGCCCGTCGTCCTCATCGAGTACGCCGACTTCAAGTGCGGCTACTGCGCGAAGTTCGCCCGGGACACCGAACCCGCCCTGGTGGAGAAGTACGTCGACAACGGCACCCTGCGCATCGAGTGGCGCAACTTCCCGATCTTCGGCGCCGAGTCCGAGGCCGCCGCACGCGCCTCCTGGGCCGCCGGGCAGCAGGGCCGCTTCTGGCAGTTCCACCGTGCCGCCTACGCCGAAGGGGTCAAGGAGCAGGGGTTCGGCAAGGACCGGCTGAAGGCGCTCGCCCAGCAGGCCGGGGTGGCCGACCTGGACCGATTCCAGGCCGATGCGGACGGCGCGGCGGCCGCTGCCGCGGTGAGCAAGGACCAGGAGCAGGGGTACGGGATCGGCGCGACGTCCACCCCCTCGTTCCTGATCAACGGCCGCCCGATCGCGGGGGCGCAGCCGACCGGGGCCTTCACCCAGGCCATCGAACAGGCGGCGGAGCGGGCGAAGAACACCGGCAGTGCGGGCGGGGACGCCAAGGGCTCGGAACCGGCCGGGGACGCCAAGGGCTCCACGGCCCCTGAGGGCCCGGCAGCCCCCACCAGCCCCGAGGGCGCCGCGAAGTGA